One Oryza glaberrima chromosome 11, OglaRS2, whole genome shotgun sequence genomic region harbors:
- the LOC127755087 gene encoding M phase phosphoprotein 10-like, with translation MAMDLDEPLDAEKGEAALRRLRDADPALYLSPSADLAAAAREASKHLYASLVPFSPAQPPPLSNLLAGPAFDAEQIWSQIELLSRPLIPHLRRQLRRLEKQPPSQPPPRTESKSADAEEKSEEEDEEDGEGDEELEELDDVDDEEESEEEEEEEEEEGKEGLEGKAGNQVEDEFFKIKDLDKFMVKGEEAEYGGGAKQGKKKKKTENWMEEDSDEEDEEDLDEDEDNEDEEDDDEHLDLEDFDDDEEEEGAVGDIMYKDFFEEADDQKVRKKGGSKKVQFKDEPDEPEVDDKNDDGNDEQGLSTHEKARLKMHAKIEEMEKANLEPSTWTMQGEVNASSRPKNSALEVDLDFEHNVRPAPVITEEVTASLEEMIKKRIIEGHFDDVEKPSPLQFKSPKEQKDLDESKSKKGLAELYEDDYAQKAGLASAPLSISDELKNEANTLFKRICLKLDALSHFHFAPKPVIEDMSIQANVPALAMEEIAPVAVSDAAMLAPEEIFEGKGDVKEEAELTQAERKRRRANKKRRYAGSHKERPAKMQKD, from the exons ATGGCGATGGATTTGGACGAGccgctcgacgcggagaagggcgaggcggcgctgcggcggctgcgggacGCCGACCCGGCCCTCTacctctccccctccgccgacctcgccgccgccgcccgtgagGCCTCCAAGCACCTCTACGCCTCGCTCGTCCCCTTCTCCCCCGCGCAGCCGCCCCCGCTATCCAACCTCCTCGCAGGCCCCGCCTTCGACGCCGAGCAGATTTGGTCCCAGATTGAGCTGCTCTCCCGCCCCCTCATCCCCCACCTGCGCcgccagctccgccgcctcgagaAGCAACCCCCgtcccagccgccgcctcgtACGGAATCGAAGTCCGCTGATGCCGAAGAGAAgtcagaggaggaggacgaggaggatggTGAAGGTGACGAAGAATTGGAGGAGTTGGACGATGTAGATGATGAAGAGGAatcagaggaggaggaagaggaagaagaagaagaaggcaaaGAAGGATTGGAGGGTAAAGCAGGGAATCAAGTGGAGGACGAGTTCTTCAAGATAAAGGATCTCGATAAGTTCATGGtaaagggggaggaggcggaatATGGTGGGGGTGCCAAgcaagggaagaagaagaagaaaacagagaacTGGATGGAAGAAGATAGtgatgaggaggacgaggaggatcttgatgaggatgaggacaatgaggatgaagaagatgacgatgaaCACTTGGAT TTGGAAGACTtcgatgatgatgaagaagaagagggtgcAGTTGGAGATATAAT GTATAAGGATTTTTTTGAGGAAGCGGATGACCAAAAAGTAAGGAAGAAAGGTGGCTCCAAGAAAGTTCAATTCAAGGATGAACCAGATGAACCAGAAGTTGATGACAAAAATGATGATGGAAAT GATGAACAGGGTTTGTCAACTCACGAGAAGGCGCGCTTGAAGATGCATGCTAAAATAGAGGAAATGGAGAAAGCTAATCTTGAACCTAGTACGTGGACCATGCAGGGAGAG GTTAATGCTTCCAGCAGACCCAAAAACAGTGCTCTAGAAGTGGACCTTGATTTTGAGCACAATGTAAGACCTGCCCCAGTAATCACTGAGGAAGTCACTGCTTCTCTTGAAGAGATgataaagaaaagaataatagAG GGTCATTTTGACGATGTTGAAAAGCCTTCTCCCTTGCAATTTAAATCCCCAAAGGAACAAAAGGATCTG GATGAAAGTAAGAGCAAGAAGGGTCTTGCTGAACTATATGAG GACGATTATGCGCAAAAGGCTGGCCTTGCATCTGCACCACTTTCTATTTCAGATGAACTTAAGAACGAG GCAAATACTTTATTTAAGAGAATATGCTTGAAGTTGGATGCGCTATCTCATTTCCACTTTGCTCCAAAGCCG GTCATTGAAGATATGTCTATACAAGCAAATGTACCAGCTCTAGCAATGGAGGAG ATTGCACCTGTAGCTGTTTCAGATGCTGCAATGCTTGCTCCTGAAGAAATTTTTGAAGGAAAAGGTGATGTTAAAGAAGAAGCAGAACTTACACAAGCTGAGCGCAAAAGAAGAAGAGCTAACAAGAAAAGGAGATATGCAG GATCGCATAAGGAGAGGCCAGCCAAGATGCAGAAAGATTAA
- the LOC127755088 gene encoding uncharacterized protein LOC127755088, giving the protein MSSLEEPLGLGDLPKLSINRLERFSPNACRASADDRSTSNYKHHNGGNNQTIFHSSSHSWHMQGQYTDSSCNGVDMEFRALPRKVLWELPRFVKIVEVGPRDGLQNEKSTVPASVKIELIHKLVASGLSVVEATSFVSPKWVPQLADAKDVLQGIRHVPDVRFPVLTPNLRGFEAALAAGAKEVAVFASASESFSKSNLNCTIKESLVRYRDVVTSAKKHGIRIRGYVSCVVGCPVEGTIHPSKVAYVAKELYDMGCSEISLGDTIGVGTPGSVLAMLEAVMSFVPVDKLAVHFHDTYGQALANILVSLQLGINIVDSSVSGLGGCPYAKGATGNVATEDVVYMLHGLGIETNVDLNKLMDAGDYISKHLGRQSGSKTTTALRKLTT; this is encoded by the exons ATGTCGAGCCTCGAGGAGCCGCTCGGTCTTGGGGACCTTCCAAAGTTGAGTATTAACAGACTTGAAAGGTTCTCTCCAAATGCTTGCAGAGCAAGTGCTGATGACCGTAGCACCAGCAA TTACAAGCATCACAATGGTGGCAACAATCAGACGATCTTTCACAGCAGTTCTCATTCATGGCATATGCAAGGCCAATATACtgattcctcctgcaatggagTGGATATGGAGTTCAGAGCTCTTCCACGGAAG GTTTTGTGGGAGCTTCCAAGGTTTGTGAAGATAGTTGAAGTCGGACCACGGGATGGTCTGCAAAATGAGAAGAGTACTGTACCAGCATCTGTAAAGATTGAACTGATACACAAATTGGTGGCTTCTGGTCTATCAGTAGTTGAAGCCACAAGTTTTGTTTCCCCAAAATGGGTGCCGCAG CTAGCTGATGCAAAGGATGTTCTTCAAGGGATTAGGCATGTGCCAGATGTGCGGTTTCCTGTGTTAACTCCTAACCTCAGA GGATTTGAGGCTGCTCTTGCAGCTGGTGCAAAAGAAGTTGCAGTCTTCGCATCTGCCTCTGAATCCTTTTCTAAGTCAAACCTTAATTGTACCATCAAGGAAAGCCTTGTTCGGTATCGTGATGTTGTAACTTCTGCCAAGAAACATGGAATACGTATCCGTGG GTATGTTTCATGTGTGGTTGGTTGCCCTGTTGAAGGCACAATTCATCCATCAAAAGTAGCATACGTAGCTAAGGAGCTTTATGACATGGGTTGCTCGGAGATTTCACTTGGAGACACGATTGGTGTTGGTACACCAG GTAGCGTACTTGCTATGCTTGAAGCTGTAATGTCTTTTGTTCCAGTGGACAAGCTCGCCGTCCATTTCCATGACACATACGGCCAAGCCCTTGCCAACATACTGGTCTCTCTCCAA CTGGGGATCAACATAGTGGACTCATCAGTGTCAGGACTGGGAGGCTGCCCATATGCAAAGGGCGCCACCGGCAATGTTGCGACGGAGGACGTTGTGTACATGCTCCATGGACTGGGGATAGAGACCAATGTTGACCTCAACAAGCTCATGGATGCTGGAGATTACATCTCCAAGCATCTGGGACGGCAGTCAGGCTCCAAGACCACCACTGCTCTCCGCAAGCTAACCACTTAA
- the LOC127755086 gene encoding uncharacterized protein LOC127755086, which produces MAETSSPAAAAAQTDAEREEALDRMLTRLALAEDARLAPLLARVLPYAITSLASPAASVRKLVMEILSHINKRVKHRPEISLPMLDLWRIYTESTSSTIVRNFCIVYIEMAFERLLSEDKGSIAPDLLINISNVTEQHQGIILRLVVKAIGECNTHKVGDNVASKYQSISGSNDGLVFADFCFHTVLYQTPPQGVGCPAGLSVAQSDRVTGKQPLKGDTLTSRKLGILNVIEAMQLAPEIVYPLYLAAASDSQESVTKRGEELLKRKASAVNLEDSNLMKKLFTLFNGTASAENIAVELKVAPAHSSLRVRLMGVFCRSIAAANTFPYTLQCIFGCIYGNGTTSRLKQLGMEFTVWVFKHAANDQLKLIGPVILSGILRALDGSSTTEADSSSRDIKVFAYQAIGLLATRMPNLFSNKTDMAIQLFTALRLEEQSLRLTIQEAATALATAYKGASVVILKDLEALLLENSQMEQSEVRFSAVRWATTLYDMKHCPSRYICMLGASDVKLDIREMALTGLNLLNDEKESSAIATDSNYPDIVDMVNYVYSQQPQLLHCDEQRNGKLLFPTKTFLAMIKFLMKCFQKSDGSDFLQEDLSNCPVSKLCVILEHAMSYEGSSELHALALKSLVDISSRQPKLVSSRYVNRLLWLRTLLGHVDADAREASSRLLGITSSALSSTAALDLLSELTSTFDQNRPSRFENYHGLLCAIGYITAGCLKESYVTEEIVQKSIDILVKVVESEGSALASTAMEALGHIGLRCLLPSINRNSSQAALLTILNEKLAKLLSENDTKAIQKILISLGHLSWNELSFAHLNNALDLIFSLSRSKVEDVLFAAGEALSFIWGEVPVTTDVILETNFVSLSQATNYLTGDAPLLVSSNSSKGSDCEEAHAMAREEIIKRLFDTLIYSSRKEERCAGTVWLVSLTMYCGQHPKILELLPQIQEALTHLLGDQNDLTQDLASQGMSIVYELGDASMKEQLVHALVNTLSGAAKKKRAIKLMEDSEVFQEGTIGNNPTGGKLSTYKELCSLANEMGQPDLIYKFMDLANYQAAINSKRGAAFGFSKIAKQAGEALQPHLHTLIPRLVRYQYDPDKNIQDSMAHIWKLIVADPKKTIDEHYDLIVEDLLVQSGSRLWRSREASCLALADIIQGRRYGQVSKHLRKIWITTFRAMDDIKETVRNAGDSLCRAVSLLTVRLCDVSLTTSSDANETMNIVLPYLLSEGILSKVSSVQKASISLVMKLAKGAGPALKPHLSELVSCMLECLSSLEDQRLNYVEMHAGNAGIQTEKLESLRIAVAKDSPMWETLDICLKVVDKESLDLLVPRLAQMVKSAVGLNTRVGVASFITLLVQKVMVEIKPYAATLLRLLYSAVLEEKSSAAKRAFASSCAAVLKYASPSQAQKLIEDTTSLHFGEKNAQLSAAILIKSYLSNAADILSGYNAVVLPVIFASRFDDDKDIGALYGELWEDIPSSERVTLQLYLLEIISLLCDSMSSSSWAGKRKSAKAIKKLCDALGESLSVHHNNILESLLKELPGRFWEGKDAILDALAALCSSCHTAMSAEDSGMPSVILNAVCAACSRKSKLYREAAFSCLQQVITAFKDPGFFNIVFPMLYEVSNRSVICKTRDSSSLTSSSSAEQDENEGVSVSLDKVLNCVASSITVAFPQDIINQRKNILEIILNSLSPEEGWQIKLSSFLCIKELCYKFQNSDGNNTWPEETTNLVEELFHSSAPKVVDVIRLVKIAQVHTAASECLLELSKLYRDFPLVDRKGAKFSGELAELCESEKSEQAKAFLKQCMDILKDFEDATGLAMEMD; this is translated from the exons ATGGCGGAgacatcgtcgccggcggcggcggcggcgcagaccgacgcggagagggaggaggcgctgGACCGGATGCTGACGCGGCTGGCCCTCGCGGAAGACGCACGGCTCGCGCCGCTGCTCGCCCGCGTCCTCCCCTACGCCATCACCTCgctcgcctcccccgccgcatCGGTCCGCAAGCTC GTTATGGAAATTCTCAGCCACATTAACAAACGGGTGAAGCACAGGCCTGAGATTTCACTGCCCATGCTGGATTTATGGAGGATTTATACTGAATCTACTTCCTCCACAATAGTCCGGAATTTTTGCATTGTTTATATTGAGATGGCATTTGAACGTCTGCTAAGTGAG GACAAGGGAAGCATAGCACCTGATCTTTTAATCAACATATCAAATGTTACAGAGCAGCATCAGGGAATCATCTTGAGACTCGTGGTGAAG GCTATTGGTGAATGTAACACACATAAGGTGGGTGACAATGTTGCTTCAAAATATCAATCCATAAGTGGATCTAATGATGGTCTAGTCTTCGCTGACTTCTGTTTTCACACAGTACTGTATCAAACACCACCTCAAGG TGTTGGATGTCCGGCAGGACTTTCGGTTGCTCAATCAGATCGTGTTACTGGAAAGCAGCCACTAAAAGGTGACACACTTACATCAAGAAAG CTAGGAATCTTGAATGTCATTGAAGCTATGCAGTTGGCACCAGAGATTGTTTACCCTCTTTATTTAGCTGCTGCTTCGGATAG TCAAGAGTCAGTTActaagagaggagaggagttatTAAAGCGCAAAGCTTCAGCTGTGAACCTAGAAGATTCCAACCTTATGAAGAAACTGTTCACACTATTCAATG GTACTGCAAGTGCAGAAAATATAGCTGTAGAGCTGAAAGTCGCCCCAGCACATAGTTCACTGCGAGTCCGCCTTATGGGTGTTTTCTGCCGATCAATTGCTGCAGCAAACACATTCCCGTACACGCTTCAATGCATCTTTGGCTGCATCTATG GAAACGGGACTACTTCAAGGCTGAAGCAGTTAGGGATGGAGTTCACTGTCTGGGTTTTCAAACAT GCAGCAAATGACCAGCTAAAGTTAATTGGTCCAGTCATTCTCAGTGGAATATTACGTGCACTTGATGGTTCTTCCACTACTGAAGCAG ATTCTTCCAGTAGGGATATTAAAGTATTTGCATACCAGGCAATTGGTTTGCTTGCCACTCGCATGCCTAATTTATTCAG CAACAAAACTGACATGGCTATACAACTCTTTACTGCTTTAAGATTAGAGGAGCAATCTCTTCGTTTGACAATTCAGGAGGCAGCTACTGCCCTTGCTACAGCATATAAG GGTGCTTCGGTTGTAATACTGAAGGATCTTGAGGCACTTCTTTTGGAAAATTCTCAAATG GAGCAAAGTGAGGTCCGATTTTCTGCTGTAAGATGGGCAACAACACTATACGATATGAAGCACTGCCCAAGCCGATACATTTGCATGCTTGGTGCTTCAGATGTAAAACTGGACATAAG GGAAATGGCTTTAACTGGTCTGAATCTGTTAAATGATGAAAAGGAGTCATCCGCAATAGCTACTGATTCCAACTATCCTGATATTGTGGACATGGTAAATTATGTATACAGCCAACAGCCTCAATTGCTACACTGTGATGAGCAGAGGAACGGAAAATTGCTTTTCCCAACAAAAACATTTCTTGCAATGATAAAGTTTCTAATGAAGTGCTTTCAGAAAAGTGATGGCTCGGATTTTCTTCAAGAAGATCTATCTAATTGTCCAGTATCAAAATTGTGTGTCATTTTAGAACATGCCATGTCATATGAAGGATCTAGTGAACTTCATGCATTGGCCTTGAAGTCACTGGTCGATATTTCCTCTCGTCAACCAAAG ttggtGTCATCGCGCTATGTGAACCGTTTACTTTGGCTAAGAACTTTACTGGGCCATGTTGATGCTGATGCTCGTGAAGCATCCTCACGTCTGCTTGGTATTACTTCTTCAGCCCTTTCAAGCACTGCTGCACTGGATCTTCTCTCTGAGCTCACTTCAACATTTGATCAAAATCGCCCATCAAG ATTCGAAAATTACCATGGATTGTTATGTGCAATAGGGTATATAACTGCTGGTTGTTTAAAGGAATCTTAT GTAACTGAAGAAATAGTGCAGAAATCAATTGATATTCTTGTAAAAGTTGTCGAGTCTGAGGGTTCAGCATTGGCATCCACTGCGATGGAAGCTCTTGGTCATATTGGTCTCCGTTGTTTATTGCCTTCTATTAATCGAAATTCCTCTCAAG CTGCACTTTTAACAATCCTGAATGAGAAGCTGGCTAAGCTGCTTTCAGAAAATGATACTAAAGCTATACAAAAGATTTTGATATCACTGGGACACCTATCTTGGAACGAGTTGTCATTTGCACACCTGAATAATGCGTTGGACTTAATTTTTAGTCTTTCACGCTCTAAG GTGGAAGATGTTCTTTTTGCAGCCGGGGAGGCGCTATCTTTTATATGGGGGGAAGTTCCTGTGACCACAGATGTAATACTAGAAACAAACTTTGTCTCCCTTTCCCAGGCCACAAACTATCTTACTGGTGATGCACCCCTACTTGTCTCGAGTAACTCTAGTAAAGGAAGTGATTGTGAAGAAGCACACGCAATGGCTCGAGAAGAAATTATAAAACGGTTATTTGATACACTAATTTATAGCAGTAGAAAAGAGGAAAGGTGTGCAGGTACTGTCTGGTTGGTCTCACTTACAATGTACTGTGGTCAGCATCCAAAGATCCTCGAACTACTTCCACAAATTCAG GAAGCCCTTACCCACCTTCTTGGTGATCAGAATGATCTTACACAAGATCTGGCATCCCAAGGCATGAGTATTGTATATGAGCTTGGTGATGCATCTATGAAGGAGCAGTTGGTTCATGCTCTTGTGAATACACTGTCTGGcgcagcaaaaaagaaaagggccaTCAAG CTGATGGAGGATTCCGAGGTTTTTCAAGAAGGAACTATTGGCAATAATCCTACTGGAGGAAAGCTTAGCACATACAAGGAACTTTGTAGCCTTGCCAACGAGATGGGCCAACCTGACTTAATATACAAGTTTATGGATCTAGCTAACTATCAGGCTGCTATCAATTCCAAGAGGGGTGCTGCTTTTGGGTTTTCCAAGATAGCCAAGCAAGCTGGTGAGGCACTTCAGCCTCATCTGCATACCTTAATTCCCAGGCTTGTCCGTTACCAATATGATCCTGATAAGAACATCCAG GATTCTATGGCACACATATGGAAATTAATTGTTGCAGatccaaaaaaaacaatagatgaACATTACGATCTAATAGTAGAAGATTTATTGGTTCAATCTGGATCGAGGCTTTGGCGTTCACGTGAAGCTTCATGTCTTGCACTTGCAGACATTATTCAAGGTCGAAGATATGGTCAG GTTTCTAAGCATTTGAGAAAAATATGGATTACCACCTTCCGAGCAATGGATGATATTAAGGAAACTGTGCGAAATGCTGGTGACAGTTTGTGCCGAGCTGTAAGCTTGTTGACAGTTAGGCTCTGTGATGTGTCACTTACTACTTCATCTGATGCAAATGAAACAATGAACATTGTACTGCCATACTTGCTTTCTGAAGGCATACTCAGTAAAGTTTCAAGTGTTCAAAAGGCATCTATAAGTTTGGTTATGAAGCTTGCTAAG GGGGCTGGCCCTGCACTTAAGCCACATTTGTCAGAACTTGTCAGCTGTATGCTCGAATGCTTATCAAGTCTGGAGGATCAAAGATTGAACTATGTTGAG ATGCATGCAGGAAATGCTGGCATCCAAACTGAAAAGCTTGAGAGCTTGCGTATAGCTGTGGCTAAAGATTCTCCGATGTGGGAAACCCTTGATATCTGTTTAAAAGTTGTTGACAAAGAATCACTGGATCTTTTAGTTCCTCGTCTGGCTCAAATGGTTAAATCTGCTGTTGGTCTTAATACAAG GGTTGGTGTTGCTAGCTTCATCACCTTATTAGTACAGAAAGTCATGGTTGAAATCAAGCCATATGCGGCAACATTGCTGAGGTTACTGTATAGTGCTGTTCTGGAGGAAAAGAGTTCTGCAGCTAAAAGGGCCTTTGCATCATCTTGTGCTGCTGTCTTAAAATATGCCAGCCCTTCTCAGGCTCAGAAACTTATTGAAGATACCACTTCTCTGcattttggtgaaaaaaatgctCAGTTGTCTGCTGCAATTCTTATTAAATCTTATTTAAGCAATGCAGCAGATATTCTTAGTGGATACAATGCAGTTGTTCTCCCAGTAATTTTTGCTTCAAG aTTTGATGATGACAAAGACATTGGTGCATTGTATGGAGAACTTTGGGAGGATATTCCTAGTAGCGAAAGAGTTACCCTACAGTTATACTTACTAGAAATTATCTCTCTTTTGTGTGATTCCATGTCCTCGTCGTCATGGGCTGGGAAGAGAAAG TCAGCCAAGGCTATAAAAAAACTATGTGATGCTCTAGGAGAATCGCTGTCTGTGCACCACAATAATATTCTTGAATCACTTTTGAAAGAACTACCTGGTCGATTTTGGGAG GGAAAAGATGCTATTCTGGATGCACTCGCTGCACTTTGTTCGAGCTGCCATACTGCTATGAGTGCAGAAGACTCTGGCATGCCTAGTGTTATTCTAAATGCTGTTTGTGCTGCATGCAGTAGGAAGTCAAAATTGTACCGTGAAGCAGCTTTCTCGTGTTTGCAGCAA GTGATTACAGCATTCAAAGATCCAGGATTCTTCAATATTGTTTTTCCTATGCTGTATGAGGTTTCTAATCGATCTGTCATTTGTAAAACAAGGGACTCATCTTCACTCACTTCATCCTCTAGTGCTG AGCAAGATGAAAATGAAGGTGTCTCTGTTTCTCTTGATAAGGTGCTCAACTGTGTAGCATCTTCAATCACTGTTGCTTTCCCGCAAGATATTATCAACCAGAGGAAGAATATCctggaaattattttaaattctcTATCCCCCGAGGAGGGTTGGCAGA TTAAGTTGTCATCGTTCTTGTGTATCAAAGAGTTGTGCTATAAATTCCAGAATTCAGATGGTAATAACACTTGGCCTGAGGAAACAACTAACTTGGTTGAGGAG TTATTTCATTCATCGGCACCAAAAGTTGTGGACGTCATACGCTTAGTTAAGATTGCTCAG GTTCACACCGCTGCTTCCGAGTGTCTCCTTGAGTTGAGCAAATTGTATAGAGACTTTCCATTGGTTGACAGAAAAGGGGCCAAGTTCTCAGGCGAACTTGCTGAACTTTGTGAGTCGGAAAAAAGCGAGCAAGCAAAGGCATTTTTGAAGCAATGCATGGATATTCTCAAAGACTTCGAAGATGCCACTGGATTAGCCATGGAGATGGATTAA
- the LOC127754599 gene encoding uncharacterized protein LOC127754599, translated as MASMEPLNQMVRMVARAFYYDVSLARDPKSARGDNCGLAVVVLDALGRERRQWVREEDLAKALKISSKQLRRILQFFEEEKLVRRCHRKESPKGVNISNNVSGTTGDVHPFTKGGEKAKMHTHSYCCLDYAQFFYMHVYDVVRYRIHRMRKKLKDELDDRDTVQHYVCPNCKRRYSAFDALQLVSVMDDYFHCEHCKGELLPESEKLTLDEIVCGGDNAIKHKHDKLKDMQQRMEEQLKPLIAVLDRVKDLPFPSFMSLQDWERATMEASANGAVGSSQNSEGRYSSKPMPFLGETEVEVNFLGSTGAQEGVESGMESIKPQPSWMNRKSTVLTGEHKGEISNTADLDQSSEAKSDKKQLSEEDEMKSIQETYAKVYYEAIRKRQEDEDKRMIQEERLTCISDQPFASDAQFERRLGAKSKRDDGGDSGDDGIEMKVEQPTGNIGEVYKLADLDVETQESIDDDDDDDLVWDSRTDGSKFDTSSPIEWEVQNVWKV; from the exons atggcctccaTGGAGCCCTTGAACCA GATGGTGAGGATGGTGGCGCGCGCATTCTACTACGACGTCTCGCTGGCCAGAGACCCCAAATCCGCTCGCGGCGACAACTGTGGGCTTGCCGTCGTTGTCCTCGATGCCCTCGGCAGAGA ACGGCGCCAGTGGGTCCGAGAGGAAGATTTGGCTAAAGCATTAAAGATTTCCTCTAAGCAACTACGCCGCATTCTCCAGTTTTTTGAAGAAGAGAAGCTAGTGAGAAGATGTCATCGGAAGGAG TCACCAAAAGGAGTAAACATATCTAACAATGTCTCTGGCACCACTGGTGATGTGCATCCTTTTActaaaggaggagagaaagcaAAGATGCACACACATTCCTACTGTTGTTTGGACTATGCTCAG TTTTTCTACATGCATG TATATGATGTTGTAAGATATAGGATACACCGCATgaggaaaaaattgaaagatgagttAGATGACAGAGATACAGTTCAACATTATGTATGTCCTAACTGTAAAAGAAG GTATTCAGCATTTGATGCACTGCAACTTGTAAGCGTTATGGATGACTATTTTCACTGTGAGCATTGCAAAGGAGAACTTCTTCCAGAAAGTGAAAAGCTTACTTTGGATGAAATTGTGTGTGGTGGTGACAATGCAATAAAGCATAAGCACGATAAACTAAAGGATATGCAGCAAAGAATGGAG GAGCAATTGAAACCATTAATAGCAGTACTTGACAGGGTAAAGGATCTTCCTTTTCCATCTTTTATGAGTTTGCAAGATTGGGAAAGAGCAACTATGGAGGCATCTGCAAATGGTGCAGTTGGTTCATCTCAGAATTCAGAAGGGCGGTACAGCAGTAAACCAATGCCCTTCCTTGGGGAAACAGAG GTTGAAGTTAATTTCTTAGGAAGTACTGGTGCACAGGAAGGTGTTGAATCTGGAATGGAAAGTATAAAGCCACAGCCCTCATGGATGAATCGTAAGAGTACAGTCCTCACAGGGGAACATAAAGGAGAAATCAGTAACACTGCAGATCTGGATCAAAGTTCAGAAGCCAAGAGTGACAAGAAACAGCTCTCAGAGGAAGATGAGATGAAGAGCATACAG GAGACATACGCAAAAGTTTATTATGAGGCTATCCGGAAAAGGCAGGAAGATGAGGACAAAAGGATGATACAAGAAGAAAGACTTACATGTATTTCTGACCAGCCATTTGCTTCTGATGCACAGTTTGAGAGGCGGTTGGGTGCCAAATCAAAACGTGATGATGGTGGTGACTCTGGTGATGATGGCATTGAAATGAAAGTGGAGCAACCAACAG GGAATATAGGAGAGGTATATAAGTTGGCTGATCTGGATGTGGAGACCCAAGAAtcaattgatgatgatgatgatgatgatcttgTTTGG GACAGTAGGACTGATGGCTCCAAGTTTGATACATCATCACCAATTGAGTGGGAAGTGCAAAATGTGTGGAAGGTTTAG